From Medicago truncatula cultivar Jemalong A17 chromosome 7, MtrunA17r5.0-ANR, whole genome shotgun sequence, a single genomic window includes:
- the LOC120576920 gene encoding probable carboxylesterase 11, giving the protein MPSVAVKLYSVFFKFLLKHRLQTRIQAQPDSSNSFGITSRPEESVANSNPSFTDGVATKDIHIDPFTSLSIRIFLPQSALSPPEPNSKSKPNPNPNPNYEGGSVNSRRNSYGPPYKEEVKGNGFGGSYGVEGLNLMGSGGGNGIVVGAGLYRGYSPALDNRRRKLPIMLQFHGGGWVSGSNDSVANDLFCRRMAKLCDVIVVAVGYRLAPESRYPAAFEDGLKVLSWLAKQANLAECSKSMGVGRGGGGSHGGEFNKSDGHRHIVDSFGASVVEPWLASHGDPTRCVLLGASCGANIADYVARKSVEGGKLYEPVKVVAQVLMYPFFVGNVPTRSEIKLANSYFYDKAMCMLAWKLFLPEEEFSLDHPAANPLISGRSPPLKLIPPTLTVVAEHDWMRDRAIAYSEELRRVNVDAPVLEYKDAVHEFATLDVLLKSPQAQVCAEDIAIWVKKYISLRGHEFSY; this is encoded by the exons ATGCCAAGTGTGGCTGTAAAACTCTACAGCGTattcttcaagttcctcttgAAGCACCGTTTACAAACCCGAATCCAAGCTCAACCCGATTCATCAAACTCATTCGGTATCACTTCTCGACCCGAAGAATCCGTCGCTAATTCTAATCCTTCTTTCACCGACGGCGTCGCCACCAAAGATATTCACATCGATCCTTTCACTTCTCTCTCAATTCGAATCTTTCTTCCTCAATCAGCACTTTCACCACCCGAACCTAATTCCAAATCTAAACCTAACCCGAACCCGAACCCGAACTATGAAGGTGGATCTGTTAATTCGCGACGAAATAGCTATGGTCCACCGTATAAAGAGGAGGTGAAAGGGAATGGTTTTGGTGGTAGTTATGGTGTTGAGGGTTTGAATTTAATGGGTAGTGGTGGTGGAAatggaattgttgttggtgCTGGATTGTATCGAGGTTATTCTCCGGCGTTGGATAATCGTCGGAGAAAATTACCGATAATGTTGCAGTTTCATGGAGGTGGATGGGTTAGTGGGAGTAATGATTCGGTGGCGAATGATTTGTTTTGTAGGCGGATGGCGAAGTTATGTGATGTGATTGTGGTGGCGGTTGGGTATAGGTTGGCACCGGAGAGTAGGTATCCGGCTGCATTTGAAGATGGGTTGAAGGTTTTGAGTTGGTTGGCGAAGCAGGCGAATTTGGCGGAGTGTAGTAAGTCTATGGGAGTTGGTAGGGGAGGAGGTGGCAGTCATGGTGGTGAGTTTAATAAGTCTGATGGGCATAGACATATTGTTGATTCGTTTGGTGCTTCGGTTGTTGAACCGTGGTTGGCTAGTCATGGTGATCCTACAAG ATGTGTTCTTCTTGGAGCGAGTTGTGGTGCAAATATTGCAGACTATGTGGCTCGAAAATCTGTAGAAGGAGGCAAGCTATACGAACCTGTCAAGGTGGTAGCACAGGTCTTGATGTATccattttttgttggaaatgttCCCACGCGTTCTGAAATAAAATTGGCAAACTCCTACTTTTACGACAAGGCCATGTGCATGCTTGCATGGAAACTTTTCCTACCCGAGGAAGAGTTTAGTTTGGACCATCCAGCTGCTAATCCCCTGATTTCAGGCCGGTCTCCTCCTTTAAAGTTGATCCCTCCAACATTGACAGTGGTGGCAGAGCATGACTGGATGAGGGATCGTGCCATTGCTTACTCAGAGGAGCTCAGGAGGGTGAATGTTGATGCACCTGTTCTTGAGTATAAGGATGCAGTACATGAATTTGCAACACTTGATGTACTTCTCAAAAGCCCTCAGGCCCAGGTTTGTGCCGAGGACATTGCCATCTGGGTCAAGAAATATATTTCACTTCGAGGTCATGAATTCTCGTATTGA